Proteins encoded within one genomic window of Veillonellales bacterium:
- the speE gene encoding polyamine aminopropyltransferase translates to MELWFTEFQTKDLGLTARIRKTLFTGQSQFQEVAVVDSCQFGRMLVLDGVFQAAIFDEYIYHEMIAHVPLFTHPHPQKVLVIGGGDGGTVREVVKHSAVEQVQMVEIDGMVVEVSKKFLPEISSALIADHPKLRLKIGDGIQHMKEAENEYDVIIVDCSDPIGPGEGLFTHDFYRNVYKALKADGLFVQQTESPFYHQPLIKRLYQDIDALFPVTRLYLANIPLYPGGLHCFTMGSKKYDPLQVSPDIKPDLGARYYNQAIHKSCFALPNFVQQLLK, encoded by the coding sequence ATGGAATTATGGTTTACTGAATTTCAGACAAAAGATTTAGGCTTGACGGCCAGAATTAGGAAAACATTGTTTACCGGTCAGTCCCAGTTTCAGGAAGTAGCGGTGGTTGATTCCTGTCAATTTGGCCGCATGCTGGTATTGGACGGGGTTTTTCAGGCGGCAATTTTTGATGAATATATTTATCATGAAATGATTGCTCATGTGCCTTTGTTTACTCATCCACATCCGCAAAAAGTACTGGTTATCGGCGGCGGCGACGGGGGAACGGTACGGGAGGTGGTCAAGCATTCTGCTGTCGAGCAGGTACAAATGGTGGAAATCGACGGTATGGTCGTTGAAGTTTCAAAGAAGTTTTTACCGGAAATCAGTTCGGCATTAATCGCCGATCATCCCAAACTGCGCTTGAAAATCGGTGATGGGATTCAGCATATGAAGGAAGCGGAAAATGAATATGATGTTATCATTGTTGACTGCTCCGATCCCATTGGGCCCGGCGAAGGGTTATTTACCCATGATTTTTACCGGAATGTCTATAAAGCGTTAAAGGCCGATGGATTATTCGTACAGCAAACAGAGTCGCCATTTTACCATCAGCCGCTGATTAAACGGCTGTATCAGGATATCGACGCTTTATTTCCGGTGACCCGGTTGTACCTGGCGAATATTCCTTTGTATCCGGGAGGACTGCACTGTTTTACCATGGGATCGAAAAAATATGATCCCCTTCAGGTTTCTCCCGATATTAAACCGGATCTGGGAGCACGTTACTATAATCAGGCGATCCATAAAAGCTGTTTTGCCCTGCCTAATTTTGTGCAGCAGCTTTTGAAATAG
- a CDS encoding ROK family transcriptional regulator, translating into MTKKPGNSKYVKKFNRMTVLNVIKDYEPVSRHQLSEQTGLTPPAITGIVRELIDLGFVKEVGLGTSKGGRRPIKLKFNCKAGNVIGIEVTSREAVLSVADLKNIPTAIQAIGVNMSEPELGVQHLVSAVRNLMDKKHHDKKFLGIGLAFPGLLNVKEGMVRRSINLGPQWNGFPVKQALETELNLPVFIENNSNASVLAERWFGAGVSCKDLVYINLGEGISAGIIIADQILQGYQGYAGEIGHIVVVEDGALCNCGNRGCLEAICGIPAVVGKAKSELPLIDQEDPLKKIWQDKGEITIDDILKSAARGIGYAADLIDQVGRNVGLVTANLINVYNPEVVFLGGKMAVDTAEFMNRIRETVNTHAFPEVAAATKIRVSALGRNSASIGACALALKGLFQSSNSMLLEDADVLTGDAAAKS; encoded by the coding sequence ATGACGAAAAAACCTGGTAATAGTAAATATGTAAAGAAATTCAACCGAATGACAGTTTTAAATGTGATTAAGGATTATGAACCGGTATCTCGTCATCAATTGTCGGAGCAAACAGGCCTTACTCCCCCGGCTATTACCGGAATTGTTCGCGAGCTAATTGATTTAGGTTTTGTAAAAGAAGTTGGTTTAGGTACATCAAAAGGCGGACGCAGACCGATAAAACTTAAATTTAATTGCAAAGCAGGCAATGTAATCGGTATTGAAGTTACTAGCAGAGAGGCTGTTTTGTCGGTAGCGGATCTAAAAAATATTCCTACCGCTATTCAGGCGATAGGAGTGAACATGAGTGAACCAGAGCTGGGGGTACAGCATCTGGTGTCGGCTGTCCGGAATTTAATGGATAAAAAGCACCATGATAAGAAATTCCTGGGAATTGGATTGGCGTTTCCCGGTTTATTAAATGTGAAAGAGGGAATGGTTAGACGGTCAATTAACTTAGGTCCGCAATGGAACGGTTTTCCTGTCAAGCAAGCGCTGGAAACAGAATTGAATTTACCGGTCTTTATCGAAAACAATTCCAATGCATCCGTGCTGGCGGAACGATGGTTCGGGGCCGGAGTCAGCTGTAAGGATTTAGTGTACATCAACCTTGGCGAGGGCATAAGTGCCGGTATTATTATAGCTGATCAAATTTTGCAAGGCTATCAGGGATATGCCGGTGAGATTGGACATATTGTTGTAGTGGAGGACGGGGCATTATGCAATTGCGGCAACCGGGGATGTTTGGAAGCGATCTGCGGGATACCGGCTGTTGTCGGTAAAGCGAAATCGGAGCTGCCGCTCATAGATCAGGAAGATCCGCTGAAGAAAATTTGGCAAGACAAGGGCGAGATTACGATTGATGATATATTAAAATCAGCAGCCCGGGGAATCGGCTATGCAGCAGACTTGATCGATCAGGTGGGACGGAATGTGGGGCTGGTCACTGCGAATCTCATCAATGTGTATAATCCGGAAGTTGTATTTTTAGGTGGGAAAATGGCCGTAGATACCGCTGAGTTTATGAATAGAATCCGGGAAACGGTAAATACCCATGCTTTTCCGGAGGTAGCGGCGGCAACGAAAATCAGGGTTTCTGCCTTAGGCAGAAATTCCGCATCCATCGGGGCTTGTGCCCTGGCGCTGAAGGGATTGTTTCAATCGTCAAATTCAATGCTGCTGGAGGATGCGGATGTGCTGACCGGCGATGCAGCGGCTAAGTCTTAG